Proteins from a genomic interval of Daphnia pulex isolate KAP4 chromosome 4, ASM2113471v1:
- the LOC124193283 gene encoding 14 kDa fatty acid-binding protein-like, with translation MDDNNQHEQQKQTDFMAQVVGKYRLVGQINYEEFLRAIGLSMAKRAIAISQVPLVDCRIDDDGQWNVQVTGISKDSDFKFRLGVEMKRVTIDGRHVNDLFTVEEEGGKMKLIQKEIWGNNRSCEAVMVHEFDGDDWNMTMTFGDVTCVRHFRRE, from the exons ATGGACGACAATAATCAACACGAGCAGCAAAAGCAAACGGATTTCATGGCTCAAGTCGTCGGCAAGTATCGACTAGTCGGACAAATCAATTACGAAGAATTCCTCAGAGCCATCG GGTTGAGCATGGCCAAACGGGCCATCGCCATCAGTCAGGTGCCCCTGGTCGACTGTcggatcgacgacgacggccaatgGAACGTCCAGGTGACGGGAATCAGCAAAGATTCCGATTTCAAGTTCCGGCTCGGCGTCGAAATGAAGCGGGTCACGATAGACGGACGTCACGTCAAT GATTTGTTCACCGTGGAAGAGGAAGGcggcaaaatgaaattaattcaaaaagaaatttggggCAATAACCGCAGCTGCGAGGCCGTCATGGTGCACGAATTTGACGGAGATGATTGGAACATG ACGATGACGTTTGGTGACGTCACCTGCGTCCGCCACTTCCGGCGTGagtga